Genomic segment of Apium graveolens cultivar Ventura chromosome 7, ASM990537v1, whole genome shotgun sequence:
AGGCAGAATTCTGGTGGAATCAAATTTGACCGCCTTGGGTTGCATTTTTACAGTCGAATTCAAACGGTTATAATTTTTCGATCGTAATTGGAtggtcgaatttagttaaatatgATTAAACTTCTAAATTCGACTCCCTTTATTTACAACCGATTCAAAATAGGTCCAAATTAGGTAAATTCGACCGCgaagctaaattcgaccgattttttCCGGTCGAATTTTgccttttttcttgtagtgatgaTCGTTGATGAATATAAGAAATATGTATGGGGATACTAAATTTATTGTGTATACCAACTTGGTAAAATAAAAAAAGTATTGGTACAAAGAAAGAAGGATGTCGCTTAAAAACATTTGAATCTGAAGTGCAATATTTGCAGAGGCATCAAACCaaataatcttgttggttatttttcATGGTAATGTCTTTCTTTACTTTATAGTTCAATTTTTATGTCTTAGGTGGTTTTTAATTATGTACTAGATAATTTATTTTCTGATAACAATGATTTTGTTAGATAGTAAATTATTTGGAACTTCCCGTATTTACCTCTTTAATTATGCACAAGAAGCAAAATATACCAGATTTGGTGCATGTTTGATCGTGTATTCTAGGGCGTTTTGTTCTCTTCTCAACATGAAAGTTCAATTGTCTAAATATTTACGAGCGTTTATGCATGTCCGCTAAATTGCTTAAACATCATTTGTCATTATCAAGATTTATATCAAGAAATTTTTCAAGCAACAAATATATCTTTCATTAAATTTCACGCTATTATCGGTCGGACGTCGGAGTGAACTTGGGATATTTTTCTTAGCATATTTCTTTTTATATGACAGATCAGAAGAAATCAAAGATAAAATCTCATTTGTAGAAAAAGAAGAGAATATCTTTAGCATCAAATAATATTGGATATATATGAATCAAGTGCTCCAATGCTATTAAAATTCTTTCCGTTCCTATTTTCCTTATAATATAAATTTAGAATATTCTTCCATTATAATTTATtatctattatttttctttttcttcccaAAAAATATATTTCACGTAATTTTTTCTATATCAGTTTCGAAAAACAACTGTTTTTTTCTATATATGTATGAATGGATTTGtaataaagtatatatatatggtgcTAAAATGCAAAAGACTTCCATAATAAGCCTGTGTATTGGTGTTAAAGTGTATATAAATATTGCCATTGACACACAATTACAGACGCGCACAAaacaaaatttattttcataTCTATCTCTGTGAATTTTTCGCATTACAATGGCTAAGAAAATGAAGTTGGCTTTCATGGTTAATGCGGCTAAGAGAAGAGCTACTTGTAACAAAAGAAAGAAGGGTCTGAAGAAAAAGATAGAAGAGTTGGCAACTTTGTGTGGAGTTGATGTATGCGCTATCATACACTGCAGCGAACTGAACCCTGAGCTCGAATTTTGGCCAAGCAAGTCGGAAACAGAACGGGTGGTCGCACAATTTCGAAGTCTTCCCCCGAGAAAGCAAACGAGGCATATGTTTGACGTTAAGAAATGGACTAGAAAAAATATTGCTAAAGTTGAAGGAGAACTCCAAAAACTGGTGAGCGCCAATCGGGAAAAGGAGCTGACTAAGTGTATGTCTGACTGCTTGGCTGGGAGATCAACGTTGGAAAACCCTGTTTTGGAGGATCTGGATGATCTTGAAAAGGCTGTTGATAGAAAATTGGATTACATTGAAAGAAGGATTGAAGCACTGCTGTTAAATGATCCTGACCAAATTGGTGCAAGTACCAGCAATGCTGGAGGAGACTGGACTGAAAACTCGGTACCTCGCGACTGTCCTTGATTTAGATGGAAGAAAAAAGATCTTGTTGGTTGTTATGTTTTAATGTTCCTCCGGTTTTGAATATTCGATCCAAATTAAGTTTTGATAAACTCTTGACAATATATCCCAAATAGAAAAGTTAAAAAATTCCATCTATTTCCTTAATTAGTGGGTGTTCTTTTTGTTCTGTTCATTTTGGTAACATCTATCTTTGCGAGCTTAATTGTATAACAGACTCATACTAAAACTGATTTTTATGTTGTTCATTATCCATCCAATAATTTTTCTGGATAAGTAAAGTATATAGATCATATTGCTAAGTTCAAAATGTTTAACAGGTAAGCTGTAATACTCTAATTAACATGTCATACATAAAAGGACGGAAAAAGGAAAATAAAACATTCTGGGCTACTAAATAAATGCTGAACATAATATAAAAAGTACTTACCGATTGTAGGTTGGAGCAGCATAAACCAACAGTCTTAAATCAACAAATCAGCATACTGTACATAGACCAAACAAGCATTAGTACATAGGGATCAGGTGCTCTGTACCTGCAAAAAACTgtactgaaattataaaatttagaaaagtAAATGAAATAGTCACTCCTAACACATGGGAAGAAATTGAACTTTAAGAAATCCTACATGTCATTTGAGTTGTAACCTTCGATTCTTAATGAAATAAAACTTATGTATTATGAAATCTGTTTCTATATCTTCAACCAGTTCTCGCTCAATATTAATCATCATCGAATCTGTCAAGAACTCCTCCTCCATTTTATTGTGTAGAGCAGTTTTAATAAGTTTTATAGCTGAGAAAGACCTTTCGGCAGTGGCGGTAGAAACCGGTAATGTCAAAACAAGCCGAATCAACCGATCAATCAAATTATAATGATGCACCTTGTTTGTTTCAACTAATCTGCGACACAATTCATTGATAGTAGTCATATTTTGAAAGCTCGTATGATGAATCACATCAAGTTTATAATGCTCATGACTTCTCAAATAATGCAATTCTTGTTCACTAAAGTCACCTGGATATAAATTTTCTGCCAACTTGTAAATGTCTTCATCTTTAAATGATCTAAAGTTGTCCTTAGGGTCTAAAGCAGAGGTGAGTGTAAGGAGTTCTACGGCTCCATCACTAAACCTGGAATGCAACTCTTCTTGCTGAAAATCTATTGTTGAATTAAAGATATCAAAATGGTAGTGCTGGAAAATTGTCATCGAGTCATTTTGCTGGCATGAACGTCCTGTTGCGCTTTTGTACAAAGCATTCATATCTGGAACTTCAATTCCATGTTGCGTGCAAATTAATTGCACATATACAAGGAGATGATCAAATCCTTCTTCTCTCAAGGTAACAAGTGGTGATTTGGTAGTTGAGACTAGATTCATGGGGCTTACAATGTCAAGAGACTTGTGTTGTAGTGTCCGACAAAACAAGTCAGTAATCCCCATGATTTTATGCATCATGTGAAGTgtaaaaataaaatcaaaagaTTTCACAATTATCAAACAACCACCGGCTTCTCCACGTAGTGAACTAGATGTACCTTCTTCAACAACACTTTCAAGCACTGAAATGGTTGCACCATACATATCAATTAAACTGCAAATATAATCAAAATGCGAGCTCCATCGAGTTGCACCACTCCGATGTAGATTACCAATCTGATTAATGCCTCTACCTGTATCACGTTCACCTGAAGTTACCATACGAGCAATTTTAATAACTTGAGCAGAATGCAACTCAGTGTGCCACTTGGGAGAAAAATCAATAAGATTAACAATGGCTGATAGTTTTGAAAAAAATAGCCAAACAAAAATCTCTTTTTTAGAAGCTCAAATCAATGCTAGCTGTAATCTGTGAGCAAAGCAATGTATGTAATAGGTATAAGGACAGCCATTAAGAAATAGAGCTTAAAGTCCGTTCCAAGAACCAGACATATTGCTAGCACCGTCATACCCTTGACCTCTCATATTAGAGATATGCAAATTATATCGAGAGAGGACGGTGGATATTTTCTCTTTCAATGCAGTGGTGTTTGAAACATAAACGATCTCAAAAAAACACTCCCGTAAGATACCAAGACGGTCAACAAACCTCAAGATGATAGACATCTCCTCCTTATTTGCATAATCTTTGGCTTCATCAACTAAAATACAAAATTTTGCATCTCCAACTTCTTCACGGATTTTGCTTCTCACTCTATTTGCAAAAATATGTAAaatttgttaggtcccaatttgtttgtagaaggggggggttgaatgcaaacaataccgtttagtcgaataaaatgcggaataaaatagtgaaacaaaattcaagttaaataaaacttttattaaacttgaaaggtgttacaactacggtatcggttacaagggattaatctcaaatcaattattacaaatctagaataaattcgacatgaactttttctatttttgtaattaaaagatcaaatgctaaatgcgatttgagattaagttctagggattttaatccactagattgatacacaag
This window contains:
- the LOC141674393 gene encoding agamous-like MADS-box protein AGL80; protein product: MAKKMKLAFMVNAAKRRATCNKRKKGLKKKIEELATLCGVDVCAIIHCSELNPELEFWPSKSETERVVAQFRSLPPRKQTRHMFDVKKWTRKNIAKVEGELQKLVSANREKELTKCMSDCLAGRSTLENPVLEDLDDLEKAVDRKLDYIERRIEALLLNDPDQIGASTSNAGGDWTENSVPRDCP
- the LOC141674394 gene encoding uncharacterized protein LOC141674394 — its product is MSIILRFVDRLGILRECFFEIVYVSNTTALKEKISTVLSRYNLHISNMRGQGYDGASNMSAIVNLIDFSPKWHTELHSAQVIKIARMVTSGERDTGRGINQIGNLHRSGATRWSSHFDYICSLIDMYGATISVLESVVEEGTSSSLRGEAGGCLIIVKSFDFIFTLHMMHKIMGITDLFCRTLQHKSLDIVSPMNLVSTTKSPLVTLREEGFDHLLVYVQLICTQHGIEVPDMNALYKSATGRSCQQNDSMTIFQHYHFDIFNSTIDFQQEELHSRFSDGAVELLTLTSALDPKDNFRSFKDEDIYKLAENLYPGDFSEQELHYLRSHEHYKLDVIHHTSFQNMTTINELCRRLVETNKVHHYNLIDRLIRLVLTLPVSTATAERSFSAIKLIKTALHNKMEEEFLTDSMMINIERELVEDIETDFIIHKFYFIKNRRYRAPDPYVLMLVWSMYSMLIC